The genomic window CATCCTCGACATACCGTGTAATTTATAAACAAAGTGCATGCGTTTTCCATCACGCCGCCATCTTGCCAACTGGCTGGCGAGATAATCATTCCTTtcaaatataaacattttgCAGATTCAGCGACTGACGAATCAAGGTCTGAAGAATCTGCGAGTAATAATGAAGGTATTAACGAAGGTaagcagaaataaaattgtCATTAAACCGAGGCAGatacattaaaatttatcatgaTATTAAGACTTAATTAATACTTCTCTAAATGAACTGTCATGATAAATACAGAAAGAAGCTGTTCTGCTCCTCCGAACAAGCTGCCAAAACTCAGCAACCCAGACGATCAAGCTGGAGTGTCCGGGATCGAAGgtagaaaattttaattttttttttatctgaatgTTAAACTTATATTGACCAGTCCgagaaaaaaagtatttattcaAATGATGCAAGAAGTCTGGAGAATTCCAAGTAAAACTGACTAGTATTAATTTCGTTTTGTACACAGCTTTGCCTGATGAGATATTGGTCGAGGTGTTTAAAAACTTCTCCCTTAAAGAAATGCTTAAAACATTGTGCCTGGTCTCACGAAGGTGGAGGCACATtgtaaacaataacaacattcTGTGGAGTTGCCTCCTTCTTGATGAGTGGCACATAACATATTTAAGTGAAGAACAATTTATGAACATCATGTCACACTCCAGTGGGTTCAGATATTTATCCTTAAGATATATCGAAATGACAACATCCGAAATGATCTGGAAGCATTACTAGGAAATAGTATAGAATTTTCTAAACATTTGAGATATTTGGATTTAAGTGGACAACCGATATCATCCCTTAATTTCCTATTGATTGAGTCCTCTCCTCTTGAAACCTTGATCCTTAATGACTGTCAAAAAATAGATACCTGTTGTTGTACTGCTATTTTAAAGCAATTAAGAAATCTTAGAATATTATCGCTCAACCGAGTAGGATTCACTGCCAATCAAGTGGCAACAATTACTGCCTCTTTATGCTTATTGAATGTTCTGTGCCTGGTTGGTGTAAGCCTTGCGAGGGAAGACATAAGACTGATTTTGCAAAAATTGAATCACCttcagttttttgaaatatcttgcAGTTCTGAAGATAAAGAACATATCTATGCTCTAGGGGAAGAATATGACGTTAGTTTTGTTTGCCGCTAAGAGTAAAAATATGTTATATAACACGGTGGCATAACAGTGTTGTGTTATAGAAAATAGTTTATTATAACATTTACTGAAGGTCTAACCAAGACATTTTGTATCAGCAGGctatggtatttttttttttaatttgtgtgtATGACAACTTCAAATAttgtcaattgaaattttgtcaaataaaaagTGTGTGTTCAATTTTTATTGAGGTTATTTGAAGTAGGTAAGGGACTAACATATTAGGGGTTATGAATGTATACAAATAgttgtttttataaattttagaTGTAGTTACAAAAGGCCCTGTGGCTGCCACTTCTGGTTCAACCACAGGCACAAAGATCGATTTGGATACTGTTGTGAAAGCTGCTGAAGGCTCGTGGGGtattttgaagcgattatcGCAGGAAATTACAGATGAAAAAAGAATGCAATACCTTACGTTTCACTGGAAGCCTTCTGAGTCCGATATACTTCATTCTCATCAAGTTACCAAAGGAAAGAAGACgtggaaagtttcttttcaatcCAAATGGCTAAAACAGTTTCCCTGGCTTTGCTACAGTAACTTACTTGAAGGTGGTATTTGTAGTCACTGTATCTTATTCCCTCACAAAGTTACCAAGGGAACAACACCAGGTGTATTGGTCACAGCACCATACCAGAAATCGTACACTAAGGCACTTGGCAAGGATGGCATCCTCAACTGTCATGAGCAATCTGTGATGCATAAATATGCAACTGAACAGGCAGACCtcttcaaacaaacttttgagaATCCTGACAGGTGTAGAGTAGATTCCCAGCTGGCGACGTCCGTAGCCAATCAAGCCACTGAGAACAAAGAAATTCTACGACAGATTGTTTTGGCTGTAGAGTTTCTGGCAAAGCAGAGTCTGGCCTTTAGAGGTCATCGTGATGATCGTGTTGATTTTTCTAGTTATGAAATTAACAGAGGAAACTTTGTTGCCCTGCTACAATTACTGGCGAAAGGAAACGACTCTCTTCAGAAGCACCTCTTGTCATCAAACAGACAAGCAAGATATACTAGCAAAACTATCCAGAATGATGTCATTCACGTGTATGCGTCAAAAATTAAGGAAAGGCTGACAAAAGACCTAAGGACCAAGGACCTTCCTTTCACGATTATAGCAGATGAGTGTGCGGATCCACACTCAAACCGGGAAATCTTAACTTTACGCTTGAGGTTTGTGGACCAGTCAACGCCAAACGATCCTCATGTCAAAGAATGCCTAATTAGTTTCATGCACTTGGAACGAACAAATGCCGCCATGATTTCAAGAAAGATTTTGGAATCTCTCTCTGACCCATCTATTTCTTTGGATCCTAGCAACATCCGTGGTCAGGCATATGATGGAGCCTCCGTTATGTCAAGTGGAAAGGAAGGAGTGCAGGCGAAGATAAAAGAGACCAGTCCGTTAGCTCTTTACACGCATTGCTATGCTCACTGCCTGAACCTCTCCATCGCAGCAACATGCAAACTGCCAGAAGTGCGAAATTTGATAGGCCTGATTAACGAGGcatatctatttttaaataacagCCCAAAGCGGCAGCAGCTGTTCGAGTTGGCACTGAAAGAATACCTGCCTAAGAATTCTCACAGCAAGCTTCCAGGTCTTTGCAAGACACGCTGGGTGGAAAGACACACGTGCCTAGATGTTTTCCTGGAAATGTATGAGCTCCTTGTCACCTTTCTAGATGCAGTTATTTCCCCCCACGAGTACCCACATTTGAAATCGTCTACTGGAAGCTGGAATTGGGACAAAGATACTATCACAAAAGCCCAGGGACTGAAAGCCTCTTTGTTGACATTCCAGACTGTAGTGGTTTTCATTACAACCAAGAATATTCTTGATGAAGTTAAAGCTCTTGCATCAAAGCTGCAGAAACaaaatcaagatatttttgaAGCTTACACGATGGTTGACGAAGTAATTGGAAACATTAACTCTGCTAGAAAAAACATTGACGTTGACTTTCAAGTCTGGTACAAAGAAATGTTAGACCTTTCTGGGAAACTAGGAATCGTTGAAACTGTACCCAGAAAGACTAGCATACAGAGGAATCGCTCAAACATTCCCAGTTCTACTCCAATTGACCATTACAAAAAATCTGTGGCTATTCCCCTTCTTGATTCCCTGATTATTCAAATGCAAGACCGATTTTCTGGCGAGGATCGCCACGCCCGTCACTTGCTTTATCTAGTACCCTCAATCATAGTTAATAACTCCCAGGAGCTATCTGAAGCAGCAAAAGGCATGTTGTTCTGGGAGAATGACCATCCATTTCCCAAATCCCTTGGAAATGAGGTGCGACGATGGCAAACTATGTGGCAGTCAGCAGAGAAGGAACTTCCAAACAATCTTCTATTAGCACTTGGTGCGTGTGACGAGGATACTTTTCCAAACATCCATCGTCTTCTTCTAATTGCATGCACCCTACCAATCAGTAGTGCGGAAGCTGAGCGGTCCTTTTCACTCATGAAACGGATCAAGACCTGCACCAGATCAACGATGTCTGAAGAGCGCTTCTCAGATCTCGCCGTGATCGCCATGCATTACCCGGAGAGATTCGAAGTAGACGAGATCTGCGAGGCTTTTGTAAAAGCTCACCCTAGAAGACTATTTCAGGCTACGTTGTTTGATTGAGGTACGTTAAGGTTCAAATAACTATTGTTGATACTGCCGTCCCTTTCAATCATGCATTATTATTTTTGGGTTTCTGAATGAGAAATAAAGTAAATTCCAGATTTTATATCATGCCTTTACAACGCTTTTTAAGTCTCAGGAATTCTGCTAATGGCATTTTAGAGGGAAAAATCGTAAACATTATGTTTTGGGGGGAGGGGTATGGCTCCCGACCTGCTCAAGAGATCGCGCCAGAGGCAGGGGCCGTCACTCGCCTTCCACACCATTGGTATTCAAGGTTACTTCAGTAGTGTACAACCCCCCCTTTCAGAAATTCCTGGATCCGCCCCTGGTCTACTGTTTTCTGCTTCACGTACTTGTTACAATTCGCGTGCGTTAAATAAAATAGCTGCTGCGGCGATTCAGTTCGTAGTGTTAGCCAAAGACTGAAAAAAGCGAATTCACTGCACATTGCTTTGTagtaaaaaatcacaaaatcagAAGAATATCAAGGGATGATGCAATCATGACCAAGCTCACACCATATCTAGAATCGCTTAAAGGGTCGTCTTAAATTGCTCTTAGCCAATGAAATTACTGGATCCAAATTCTATTGTGCATTTTGCTGCACTCTGACAAATGTACTCATCTCATAACTTTGGAGTAATTAGCCTCTCTGCATGAAGCCGGCTCTCAAGTTTGGTAGAATGTCAAAAATTTGCAAAGGTATTACCTTACTACTGTAACACTCACTCAGTGAACACTCAGAAAATACCAGTTAATTTTAAACCAGTGGTAATATATTGCAAACTCTTAACAATGTAGGTCTTAGAAAATCAAGAATCATTTATGTACTGAAGCGTTTTTATTGCGATCCATTTCTATCATAGCGTTCACATTGTCCGCGAACAGTTCAAGTTTATTATGGGTAGATTTTAAGTACAACctccattttgattttctcctaTACGCTTTGGTTTCATGCCAGATatgaaaatatcatgaaaaatgTATCTGTCTCTTCACAACACGAAATGGTGGAGTCTGGGCTTTTCAGAGGCCTTCAgaacagatttttttaatcaacagacCGTTGCGAGCTCGTAGGAAATTATCCTGAGTCTATATCATCGAAATGAGaatcaaaaaagtaaaaacatcttttttattAACTGTCTTCATTTTATTTAGAAATGATCATAACTCATAtcacaaaacaaccaaaatttcCACGCTGTCGGTTTCTTAGCATGTTTCGCCGTTCACCCTCCATCATACCGCAGGTTCACTACAAGTTGAAAAGAATGACAGGGCAGCTGTTAGAAACACATGGGCGTCATCGTTTAGAATAATTCATTAACATGCTAAAATACTTAGAATTCATGCATTCATTGATCCATTCATGGAGTGCTCTTTTTTTACGACGTACCAAagcttgaaaattgtttttcaaagaaCCTTTAGCAGGGAGATTGGTAAGGCTCGTGTAAGATCAGAGCtcattacttttatttaatAGAGAGTTATCTCTATAAAATCTCGAAAGGACTTGTGAATAGTAAGATCTCCGATTGGAAAGGGTTTGATGTCGGTTAAAGAGCTCACACTTCCACACATCATTTGGGTTGTCACTATTCGATAATCATGGCTAGGAGGGGGCCGGCATTCAAATTGGAGTAGGATGTCAGGGATTTCCTTTGATACTTCTCtgattttaaatcatatttcatcCCAAGTTATTTTACCAGAAACACATTTAAGGTTTTCCAATCGGTTTATAGTTACGCTGTTTATCTTAACACCATAtaccataacaaaaaaaagaacttccaAGCGTTACGCACCACCCACGAGTGAACCAAGACTAAGCAATCTTCAGATAAAACTGGGGTGTACAGCACATAAATCGGGAATTAGGgt from Pocillopora verrucosa isolate sample1 chromosome 8, ASM3666991v2, whole genome shotgun sequence includes these protein-coding regions:
- the LOC136283071 gene encoding 52 kDa repressor of the inhibitor of the protein kinase-like gives rise to the protein MQYLTFHWKPSESDILHSHQVTKGKKTWKVSFQSKWLKQFPWLCYSNLLEGGICSHCILFPHKVTKGTTPGVLVTAPYQKSYTKALGKDGILNCHEQSVMHKYATEQADLFKQTFENPDRCRVDSQLATSVANQATENKEILRQIVLAVEFLAKQSLAFRGHRDDRVDFSSYEINRGNFVALLQLLAKGNDSLQKHLLSSNRQARYTSKTIQNDVIHVYASKIKERLTKDLRTKDLPFTIIADECADPHSNREILTLRLRFVDQSTPNDPHVKECLISFMHLERTNAAMISRKILESLSDPSISLDPSNIRGQAYDGASVMSSGKEGVQAKIKETSPLALYTHCYAHCLNLSIAATCKLPEVRNLIGLINEAYLFLNNSPKRQQLFELALKEYLPKNSHSKLPGLCKTRWVERHTCLDVFLEMYELLVTFLDAVISPHEYPHLKSSTGSWNWDKDTITKAQGLKASLLTFQTVVVFITTKNILDEVKALASKLQKQNQDIFEAYTMVDEVIGNINSARKNIDVDFQVWYKEMLDLSGKLGIVETVPRKTSIQRNRSNIPSSTPIDHYKKSVAIPLLDSLIIQMQDRFSGEDRHARHLLYLVPSIIVNNSQELSEAAKGMLFWENDHPFPKSLGNEVRRWQTMWQSAEKELPNNLLLALGACDEDTFPNIHRLLLIACTLPISSAEAERSFSLMKRIKTCTRSTMSEERFSDLAVIAMHYPERFEVDEICEAFVKAHPRRLFQATLFD